The Arthrobacter sp. D5-1 genome segment CGAATCGGCAGGAACAGGGGGTTGGAGTAGTCTCCGGTTTCGAGTTCGTCGATGAACTCGGGCCAAACAACTTCAATCAGAACTGCCTCCACAAAACGGTTGCTGCTGCCGTTCTGCGTGTACATCGGAAAGACCACAAGGTGACGCACGCCGTCGGCCCTGTGCTGCTGAGGCTGGAAAGCCTGGAGGGCGTCAAGGAAGTCGGGCACTTCAAAACCAGCCTCTTCCCACCCTGCGAAAGCGTCCTGCACCTGTTCCAGATACTCCGCGTCGTGTGGAAACTGCGGAGCCAGTTCTGCGAGGGACTTCCGGATGGTCGCGGTAAGCCGTTTGGCTGTTACCTTGTCTTCCGGCTCGGGCACGGAACCGTCCTGGATTTGGATGAGTTGGAAGTCTGTAGCGGCCTGCTTGAGCGCCAACCAGGCGGGAAGCTCACGTAACTGGGCGGTGGACAACGTCACAGCGGCGGAACGTGTGGTCGTGGACATGCCATTCCTTTCAGAGGATAACGATCGGGTGAGAAACGACGCTACAGCTAAGACAGAGACTCTAATGGAAAAGATGCCGAAGCATAAGATATTTTGTGCCTAATTCGCTCGCGGGCTTGCTAAGCCCTCAAGATTCGCGGTCCTGGCTATACAACCGCTTCCCGGTGCCGCATAAAGTTCAGATTGCGTCGATTCCGCCCACACTGGCCTGCGCGACCACCGATACCCAAGCAGAATGTGGCAGTAACAGGGTGGGACCAATGAGGCAAACAGGACAATATAGGAACAGCGAAGCAAAGGAAGACACATGGCCATCAGTTCCAGCCAACTGCAGACATTGCTCGCTGTCATGAAGACCGGCTCCTTCGCCGCGGCCGCGGAAGACGTCGGATACTCGCCCTCGAATGTCTCCCAGCAGATGCTGACGCTTGAACAGGAGACCGGCGTTCGCCTTTTCACGCGACATGCCAGGAGCGTCACTCCCACAGTTGAAGCATTCGCACTGGCCAAGCAGGCCGCGCGTATTTTAGCCGGCGTCGACGTCATGATTTCGAGTTCCCGGGCCGTTCAGGGCACAGGCAAGGAACTGATGCGGGTTGGGATTTTTCCCAGCCTCGCAGCACAGGTACTGCCCCTGGTACTTCGGCATCCTGAGTGGGAGAAGTCAGGCGTGGACCTTCGCGTGTCTGTTGCCGAACCGTGGGAGACTGCGGATGAACTCCGGTCAGGCGGACTCGATGCCGCTTTCGTGTTTCAACTCGGAGAATCCGGCTTGTGGCCGCCGAGTATCGCGAGAGATCAGATTGCCGAGGACCCTTTCAGGGTGGTTATCCCTGCCGCTTGGGGGATTGCTGCACACACGCTGATGAGTGTGGACGACCTCTCCACCAAGCCTTGGATCATGCAGTACCCCGGGGGCAGCGACGGTGTTGTCATCGAGCAGCACTTACGGAACCACAATTTCCGACCCCGCGTGGTCGGTGTCAGTGATGACTTCAACGCCACTGCAGCACTGGTCGCAGCCGGGATGGGCGGCGCCTTCCTTCCCGAACTCTCCCTTCAACGCTCGGAGGGTCTGGTCCGGGTACGCGTGGAAGGCTTGGAGCTGACTCGAAACATCGTCGCCTTGACCTCCCGGGAACGCCCGGGGTCTCGACCTACAACACTGATACGGCTCTTCAAGGAAGCACTCGAAGGCCCTCAGTAATCACCCACCGTCAACAACGGCCAGCGGGAATGCGGCTTTGCCATGAAACGGCCGACGAAGCCCCACGATCCCTGATGCTGGTGCGCGGATTGCCCGGCGGCGAACTACATTTCCCCGTGGGTGCCAAAGTCGGGGCGGCCTTTTTGTTGGCAACGGACAGAGACCCGCGGGACAGTCCTGTTCTGCACATCTGGGCCCTGATTGTTGGGTTTCCGGGACAGAGGCCAACGCTGCAGGAACTTCGACGAGGCATCCGGCATCAACCCACCCCGAGCCAGGGAGCCGAGCAATGACGGACCAGTCGCAGCCAACGCACGTGCCCGCAACTTTCGTGGAGCAACAGAAGACCGCCTTCACCAAACAGTTGACCGTTAAACGCATAGTCTTTGACCCGGCAGGGGAACCCTTTTGGGCACCGCTATCCCACAGCGGTGAAGATGAAGAGCCACTCCGCTACCGGACCGGCCAGCGCGTGAGTTTCTACCTGGACGGCGCCGTGAGAAAAGGCACCATCGATGTCGTCATGCCAGATGGCACCCCGCTGTGGGTGTGGTTGGACGGCGGGGCGGGTCGACGGCTGTTTTCCTCCGATGATTCGACCCTGATGCTGCAGCGGGCAACTACGGCTGGTCCCGCCGTGGCCGGGCTGCCAGTGGACATTGAGAAGCCGGATACGCCAACAGAATGCTGACGTACCCGGCTGCCTTGCTGATAACGCCGCTGGTGCGGACTATTCAATAGTCGTGGGTGGGTTCACTTCGGCCTTGTCCAGAGCCGTCTTCTCCTGACCCCAGGCCTTGAGAATGGTGCCGTAAGTCCCATCAGCGATGAGGCTGTTGACAGCAGCAGCGACAGCCATGGCCAGGGGTTCATTGTCCTTGGCCACGGCGATCCCGACAAGGCTCGGGTCGACGGCGTCTCCCAGGGGCTCAAGCCGGCCACCGGTTTCCGACACGGCGTATCCGGCAGCGGCCGACATGGCCACGAAGGCATCGAGACCTCCATTGATGAGGCGTGTTGTCACGTCCGTCTGGTTGGTGAGGGTAAGTACCTCAATGGCGGGCTTGGCGCTGGCGACGCAGTCATCGGACTGCTTTCTGACAGCCGTCTCCTGTAGCGTCCCTGTCTCAACGCCGACTTTCAGACCGCAGGCGTTCTTGCTGTCGACTTTTTTCGGGTTGTCTTTCTGCACCACCCACTGGGTGCCACCTGCAAGGTAGCTCACGAAGTTGACGGCCTTCAACCTCGTGGATGTCACGGTGAAGGATGACACGCCCAGGTCGTATTTCGGGCCGAGGGAGGGGAGGATGTTGGCAAAGTCGGCGTTCTGGAACTCAGCTTTCAATCCCATGCGGGCTGCAACGGCGTTGGCTATGTCGATGTCGAAGCCCATGGGTGTTTGACCGTCGGCACCTCCGAGGAACTCAGCCGGAGCATAGGTAGGATCGGTGGCTACGGTGAGGACGCCGTCCGCCCGGACATCTGCCGGAACGCTGGCCGAAATCTGCTCATCCCGGCTGACGCTGGTGGGATCAAGGCTTTCCGTCGAAGTCGTTCCTCCTACCTGTTCGGACGTTGTACAAGAGGTGACAGACAACGCGATGGATGCGGCCAGAACAAGGGCCAAGCCAGTTCTCTTCTGCATGATTTGCACTTTCTCTAGGCACATATATGTCCGTTCTTCGGAACGTTGTGGTAACGCTACGGTTCCCAAAAATATGAGCAATCGGCCATAAGAAGGACCGCACCGACAACGCCGTTTCGGCAGTGAAGGCCGAGAATTTCTTATGGACAGCTACGCTGGGCCGGCGGTGGGTTATAGGCCCCAAAGAGGCGCCGACAAGCCCATACGACAAGGACGTAAATCCCCTCAACGTGGCGTAGGGTTTCTGTTCCTCAGTCACATTCCGGAGGCATCATGGCTCACTCTGTCTTACGGTGATGCCGCTCACAGCTAAGAAAAAACTATGCTCAAGGCGCACCGCACCGAAGCGGTGGACCAAGAGCTCCAACAGGAATGGCTTCTACACATGAATGACTAAAGATCGCCAGGCGTCTGCCAACGCGCAGCCCCGGGTCGACGACGACTCCCTCGCGCAGGTCTCCCGCGACGCCATCGACGATGAAGCAACCGCCCGCCCCCAGAACCCGTCAGCGTGTCATCCAGTTGCGGGTGGGCACCCCCCCAGATTGAAAGGCACCCATGGAGAACTCTCCAACACCTGGCACAATGACGTCCCGAGCGGGATTGAGCCTTACCCAGCAAGTACGAACCCGCAAGCCGCTGCACATGCTGAAAAGGGAATCAGACATCCAGACGACCGGTCTCCGGCGGAGCCTGAGCCTTGTCCAACTGACCATGATCAGTGTGGGCGCCACCTTGGGAACCGGGATCTTCGTTGTTTTAGGCGATGCTGTGCCCATTGCCGGACCCGCTATTTGGATTTCTTTCGTTGTAGCAGGCATCGCGGCCATGCTCTCTGCATTGTCCTATGCGGAAATGGCGGGGGCAGTTCCCGTCTCGGGGTCCAGCTACTCCTATACCTACGTCACCATGGGTGAAGGGCTGGCCTGGATCTGCGGATGGTGTCTGCTGCTCGAGTATGCGGTTTCCGTAGCCGCCGTGGCAGTCGGGGCCGGTGAATACCTGTCTGAAGTGGCCAAAGCGTTCGGAGTTGAACTTCCGCATGCGCTTATTCAACCGCCAGGCGATGGGGGAGTGTTCAACGTTCCCGCCGTGGTGATCGTACTGCTGGCTGTCGTACTGCTCATTCGCGGTCCCGTGAAAGCGCCGTGGTCAACACCATCCTCGTCGGACTCAAGGTAGTTGTCCTGCTGCTCTTTATCCTTGTCGCTTTCAGCGCGTTCGATTCACGGAACTTTGAGCCACTTGCCCCCATGGGCCTCGCCGGCATTACGGCTGCTTCCTCCCGGTTGTTCTTCTCTTACATCGGCTTCGACGCGGCCTCCACTGCCGGCGATGAAGCGAAAAACCCCCAACGTGACCTGCCCAGAGCCATCGTGATCTCGATGGCTGCTGTCACTGTCCTGTATGTGGCCGTGGCCGTGGCCGCCGTCGGTGCCCGTCCGTGGGGATGGTTCGACGGTCAGGAATCGGCTTTGGTGCACATCCTTGAAGAAGTGACCGGCACCGTGTGGGTCTCCCTGATCTTTGCCATCGGGGCTGTCATCGCCATCGTCAGCATCGTCCTGGTCACCCTCTACGGCCAGACCCGCATTCTGATGGCAATGTCACGGGACGGAATGATCCCGCCCGTCTTCGCCAAGGTCTCCCGTCGCACACAGACCCCAATCGCCAACACCATGATCACCGGCGGTGCCATAGCTGCCGCTGCAGGGTTGATCCCCCTCGGCGAACTGGCCGACGCAACCAGTATCGGCACCTTGTTTGCGTTCTCTCTCGTCAGCATCTCGGTCATCGCCTTGCGGCGTAACCAGCCTGACATTCCACGTACCTTCCGGGTTCCTTTGTACCCGTTCACGCCGATACTTGCTGTTGTTATGTGCCTGGTTCTGATGGTGAACCTCGGTGGAAGCACGTGGATTGTCTTTGTCGTCTGGATGGCGCTCGGCGCTGGCATCTACCTCGCATACGGACGTCGGAATTCCGTTGTGGCACAAAGTCTCCGGGTAAAAGACGTCGCGACCGAACCACAATCGGCCGAAGTGGATCAACTTCAGAACTGAACATGGCTGGGCGTGGAAGCCTTAGGCCTCCGCCTCGTGACCTGACCAGGCCTGGTCTTGCTCATTCGCGGACGTCAGCGACGCGGTCACTGCACGGTGGAACAAACGCGGTGTCATGGCTGGCACGCCATGACACCGCGGACACCCCGCGGGAAGCCACCTTGCTTCCACCGCGAAGTCTTCCGGGTCAGCCCGAATCAGGTCCTGGAAGTACTGAAGGAGCACCACGTTGAACTGGTCGAATTAACCGGGCTGCCTACGGCCGAAGAGTTCCGTCTCAGCACCCCGCGCAGGGGCTTTGCCCGTCCAGCGCGCAATAACCTCGTCCCAGGTGGTGCCGGCAGCGGCAGTAGTCCGGAGCCACCAATGGTTTCCATTGACCGCCACATGGCGCCCGTAGTCTGCCTTTTGAGTGCCTTTGGCGGGTAACGTATGGCGCCAGCAAGCCTAGGCTTGCTTCAGGTCACGACGAGGTGGCCGTCAGGATGGAGGTTGAGATGTCACCGATGTATAAAGTGCCACCTTTCGATGCTGAGCTGGGTGCCACGCTGGGAGCGTTGGGCGACTTGATAGGCCCAACGTTGACGCCCGACATGATCAAAGGCATGCGCGAAACCCTGGTTGCACCGCCTATCGAGGATCTTCTCGCTGGACGCCCCGTGACACATTTTGAGCGGACGATCCCAAGGTCCGGTGGGCGCTCCGGACCTTACTGTCTCCATCTTCCGCCGGGTCGATCACGCGCCCGGCGGACCAGGCATCTATAACATTCATGGCGGGGGAATGGTTATGGGTGACCGCTTTCTTGGAGCGGATTCCCTCGTTGACTGGGTTGAGTCCCTTGGTGCAGTGGCCGTTTCAGTGGAGTATCGACTTGCCCCCGAACATCCCGATCCGGCGCCGGTGGAGGATTGTTATGCAGGCTTGGAGTGGATGGCCGCCAATGCCGAAGAACTGGGTGTCGATCCCCACCGGATCGTCGTTGCAGGCGCCAGTGCTGGCGGCGGACTCGCTGCAGGGGTGGCGTTGCTCTCACGCGACCGTGGTGGCCCTTTCCTGGCCGGCCAGTTGTTGATCTACCCCATGCTGGATGATCGCAATGAGACCGTTTCCAGCCACCAGTTTGATGGCATAGGTGTATGGGACCGTACCAGCAACGACACTGGCTGGAATGCGCTCTTGGGGGAACGGCGTGGAACCAACCAAGTTTCCATCTATGCCGCCCCTGCGCGCGCTGCGGACCTCTCAAACTTACCTCCAGCGTTCATCGATGTCGCTTCAGCCGAGGTTTTCCGGGATGAGGACATTGCCTATGCTTCAACCATCTGGATGTCCGGTGGGGAGGCCGAATTGCACGTGTGGCCGGGTGGCTTCCACGGTTTCGACATCTTCTTTCCCCAAGCGGCGCTCTCGATATTGGCCCGCGAAGCCAGAACCCGGTGGCTACGACGAGCGTTGGGCGCCTGACCGGCCCAGCCGGCTGGGAGATCTTCGTTGCCGGATTGGCCGGAGTGGCACACCATAGAGTTCGTAGAGACCGACGACGGAGTGGGTGGTATCAGTGCAGGGACTCGTGTGGCGGCTCAAAGCGCTCGATCCGGTAGCCTCGGAAAGCCTCAAAGTCATCGCCTACTTCGATACCCTGATCAACAGCCGGGCCAACGCAGACATGCTCATCCGTGGGGCAGCAGCCCTGTGCGGCTGCCCCGTGGGTTATTCGCTGGAAGGCCGGAGCATCTGTGTAGATGCATCGGGCCAGAGAATCACCAGCGAGCAAGGGCAGTGGCCCTCCCAGCCATTCGGCATTGACGGGAAAGCATGGATTCAACGCGCCAGGCCCGGGTTCGTCAACGACGAGCTGATTCTGGAACGCCTCGCACTCGCCTTGGGCGTCTTTTGGGACCGGACCAGTCCGGTGGCCATCACGCGACGGGCGATGGAGGCGGTCATCGACGGTGATATGCCGGAGGAAAAGCGTTCTGAGGGGGCAAGGCTCCTGCACCTCGAGCGGGACAGGATGTATCGGGTTCACGCAACGCCGGTAACGACATCCATGCCTGGTCCCACTGCATTGGTCCAAACGCCCTTCGGACCCATTAAGGCAGGGATCCGCCCATCCACAGAAGCGCTTGAGGAGGTTGGCCCCACAGGAGTAGGCCTCGCGCGGGCCCCCCGCGAACTCTATTACTCCTGGGAAACGGCCCTGCTGGCCCTCCGACTCACCACTCCACGCCACAGTGTGCAAACGGCTGACGAGCTCGGAAGTCTCATCGTCCTGGCCGGGCGGGCAGACGACTCCGGGCAGGAGCCGACCGATGTCACCAATTTGAGGCAATTGGTGGAGGGTCAGCCGAAAGCGTTGCCCATGCTCGAAGCCATAGCGGAGTCCAGCAGCCTGCGATCTGTTGCCGGACAGCTCCATCTGCACCATTCAAGTGTTCAGAGCCGTGCTGCAGAACTCTCAATCGCCTTGGCTTTCGATATCCGGACGCCAGTTGGGCGGGTTCGCCTAACGCTGGCTCTGGCTCTTTTCCGGCTTGCAACAAATCGCTTCGACTGACGTGCTGCCCATGATGAATCAGATCCTCTCAGGTGCGAAGGGACCTTCAAGTTGCAGTCCCTATCCGCGGTGGCCCGGCGGACGCGCCGGTTTGTCACGGCAAAGGTGGTGGGATATGGGCGCTGGGAGTCGTACCTCCTTGCTCAGGCAGGCAATTCCAGCCGGAAGCCGCAGCTCACGCAGCGCAAAATCTGGGTTCTAAGCTGGACGTCAAGCAGTTGAGACAAGTCATCTCCAGGAATGCTGCTGGCGGTCAGGGTCCGTCGCACTTCGAGGGGTACTCTGGCCATGGGCTCGCTGCAATGAAGGTAGCTGTCGCCGAAGAGGATGAGCCCTTCGAGATTCGTTCCGGTGTTCAGCCGTGCAGCAACTTCGCTGAATCGCGTGAAGTGCGAGAGTATCGAACCGCATCCGGTACAGCTGTAAGAGACCTCTACGACGAGGCCGACTGTGCGGGCCCGTGCTGTTTCAATCGCGTGTAGCACCAGGTAGCCGTCGGTCCGGCACGTCGGGCACCACGTTCTCGACCCTTGGGGCAGGGATGTCCCACCCGATGGAATGGAGTTCTCTGCCATGACGGCTACCGGTCCTCCTCATCCGTGAAAGAGGGGCTGCTTTCCCGGTAGGAATGGACGCGGCAGACTATCGGGCGATTAGTCGGCTTCCCTGCTGTGGCTAGGGCCGTTGGGGGCCGGTTGATGAGCGACAAGATGTTGCCTCCTCGTTGCGCTGGTAAGGCGCTGCCGGGGTCTGGGGCAACAACACCAGCGTAGGCACCAAGGAGGCCGCGAGTCCATAGTAAAGAACCCTGTGAGGGCGAATCCTCTCAAAACAAAGGCCCTGAGCGCTCCGTTAGCTCCGGTGCTTCCCTGCGAGGGGGCAGGTGAACGGGTCAGCCGCGGCGAGACCTACGGTATTGAGGTAGCGGATCACGATTCCGTAGGAGTGCATCAGCCTGGTTTCGGTGTATGGAATGCCCATGAGAACGCAGTGTTCTTTGACAAGTTGGCTTGCTTCTCGCAGATGCTGGCGGGGCATGTCGGGAAACAGATGGTGTTCAATCTGGTAGTTGAGCCCACCCATGAAGAACGTCACGAACCTGCTGCCGGTGATATTGCGGGACGTGAGCACTTGCCGGGTCAGGAAGTCGGCGCGACTGTTTTCGGGAAGTATCGGCATCCCTTTGTGGTTTGGCGCAAAGGTTCCTCCCATGTAAAGCCCGAAAACGGCGACCTGAACCCCGATAAACGCCGCAGCGATCCCAGGGGACAGCGTGAGGAACAACAATCCGATGTAGGTGCCAAAACGCAGGCCCAGCAGGCCAAGCTCAAACCAACGGAACTTCACGGGGCCGCGGCGCAGCAAGTACCTGAGCGAGTCGATATGCAGCGTCCAACCAAGGAACAGTAGCAGTGGGAAGAGGAGGTAGCCCTGTCGTTTGCCGAACGCCCGGGAAAATCGTCCACGGTTGTTGGCCACTTCGTTGTGAAAGACGATGGCACCGGGAGCGATGTCCGGATCCCGGTTAACCACGTTCGGCCGGGCGTGATGCCTGGAGTGCTTGTCGGTCCAGTAGGCATAGCTCATGCCCACCATGAGGGTGGCGATCAGGCGTGCTGTCCACTCGTTTGCCGCCCGGGTGGCAAAGACCTGAAGGTGCCCTGCTTCGTGCCCGACCAAAGCGAACTGCGTGAAGACAACGCCGAGTGCCGCCGCTACTGCAAGCTGGAGCCACGAGTCGCCCAGAAGGAAGAACGCCGCCCAGACGCCGGCACCCGCGATGATCAAGAGCATCAGCAGCAGGATGTAATAGCGGCGGCACCGCTCGAGCAGCCCCGCTTCCTTAACTGAGGTCAAAAGGCTCGCATAGCTGCTGGTGACTTTGTTGATGCGAATTGCGGACGTCGTCTGCCTGGCTGCTGGTTTGACTGTGGGTACGACCGGTGGGGGCTCTTTGATGAGCGACAAGATATTGCCTCCT includes the following:
- a CDS encoding LysR family transcriptional regulator; translated protein: MAISSSQLQTLLAVMKTGSFAAAAEDVGYSPSNVSQQMLTLEQETGVRLFTRHARSVTPTVEAFALAKQAARILAGVDVMISSSRAVQGTGKELMRVGIFPSLAAQVLPLVLRHPEWEKSGVDLRVSVAEPWETADELRSGGLDAAFVFQLGESGLWPPSIARDQIAEDPFRVVIPAAWGIAAHTLMSVDDLSTKPWIMQYPGGSDGVVIEQHLRNHNFRPRVVGVSDDFNATAALVAAGMGGAFLPELSLQRSEGLVRVRVEGLELTRNIVALTSRERPGSRPTTLIRLFKEALEGPQ
- a CDS encoding ABC transporter substrate-binding protein; its protein translation is MQKRTGLALVLAASIALSVTSCTTSEQVGGTTSTESLDPTSVSRDEQISASVPADVRADGVLTVATDPTYAPAEFLGGADGQTPMGFDIDIANAVAARMGLKAEFQNADFANILPSLGPKYDLGVSSFTVTSTRLKAVNFVSYLAGGTQWVVQKDNPKKVDSKNACGLKVGVETGTLQETAVRKQSDDCVASAKPAIEVLTLTNQTDVTTRLINGGLDAFVAMSAAAGYAVSETGGRLEPLGDAVDPSLVGIAVAKDNEPLAMAVAAAVNSLIADGTYGTILKAWGQEKTALDKAEVNPPTTIE
- a CDS encoding alpha/beta hydrolase fold domain-containing protein gives rise to the protein MGDRFLGADSLVDWVESLGAVAVSVEYRLAPEHPDPAPVEDCYAGLEWMAANAEELGVDPHRIVVAGASAGGGLAAGVALLSRDRGGPFLAGQLLIYPMLDDRNETVSSHQFDGIGVWDRTSNDTGWNALLGERRGTNQVSIYAAPARAADLSNLPPAFIDVASAEVFRDEDIAYASTIWMSGGEAELHVWPGGFHGFDIFFPQAALSILAREARTRWLRRALGA
- a CDS encoding acyl-CoA desaturase, whose protein sequence is MSFVSTLVLLPQTSAVHSEHTRGGNILSLIKEPPPVVPTVKPAARQTTSAIRINKVTSSYASLLTSVKEAGLLERCRRYYILLLMLLIIAGAGVWAAFFLLGDSWLQLAVAAALGVVFTQFALVGHEAGHLQVFATRAANEWTARLIATLMVGMSYAYWTDKHSRHHARPNVVNRDPDIAPGAIVFHNEVANNRGRFSRAFGKRQGYLLFPLLLFLGWTLHIDSLRYLLRRGPVKFRWFELGLLGLRFGTYIGLLFLTLSPGIAAAFIGVQVAVFGLYMGGTFAPNHKGMPILPENSRADFLTRQVLTSRNITGSRFVTFFMGGLNYQIEHHLFPDMPRQHLREASQLVKEHCVLMGIPYTETRLMHSYGIVIRYLNTVGLAAADPFTCPLAGKHRS